The following DNA comes from Papaver somniferum cultivar HN1 chromosome 4, ASM357369v1, whole genome shotgun sequence.
CTTGACGAAGCAGCAATGCACGACCAGAAAAAGACAGGGCTGGAGAAGGCTTCGaccaacaagaaaagaaaagaagaaaacaggaTTGTATTGGCAGAACAAGGTCAATCTAGACGGTTTACAGGGAAGGAGATGGTAAATGTAGAAAAGGCAACAGCAGGTAAAATCGGCATTCCACTAATTTCTATATCACAGCTTGACTAATTAATGGATAAACAATAAGGAGATTTATGCCAGGTAAGGGCTCTACAGAAATTGTAGAGATTGAAGATGTAGATCGACAGATGCCAAAAGAGAAAGCCTTACCTCTGCCACCACCAATTCTCAAAAAGAATCCAACTTTTGCTAATCAAAAAGAGTCTGCTGGTCGATCCCCAACTATAAAAAAGACTCCAACTTTTGCTGATCAAAAAGGGTCTGCTGGTAGATCCCCGACAATAAGAAAGACTCCAACCTTTTCTGATGCACACCTGAATGATACTACCTACAAGAGAATTGGAATAGCAGAAGAAAAAAGGCCCAGTGGAGATCTTGCACTCTCAACCACAGGTGATGGACATCAAAATACAAACACAATGGCTAGCGGGGGTCCAGACATGCAAGCAAGAGCATGGGAGGAAGCTCAGATAGCAAGAATAAAGAAACGGTAACTTCACTCTCTCAGTGGTAACATCTACAAAACTAGATCTAAGTTTTATTCATTTCACTAACAACAGAAATCCAGGTATGACAAGATGAGATCCACCATTGATTCATGGGAAAATGAAAAAAAGACGAAAGAGAGACTCAGAGTTGATAGAATTGAGGTCTGTTAACTTATATTTCCGAATCCATTTAGATTAATGAAGCTAAATAATGTGAACTGATCGCTAATGTCATGAAACTGCAGAGCCAATTGGATAAGAGAAGAGCCAGAGCTTTACAACATTATCGTGCCGAGATCTCAAAGATTGATCAGGTAGCTGGAGGAGCTAGAGCGCTTGCAGACGAAAGAAAAAAGAACGAAGAAACTAGGGCAAAAGAAAAGGCGAAAAAGATTGGATTAACAGGAAAAATTCCTGCTACATGTTTCTGCTTCTGAATGTTAACCAGTAGTGGTGGCTGATATTCAGGTGTAAGGAACAATCCTGTAAATCAGGAATACGCAAATGTCTAACGAAATGTATGTAATTATTGTGCCCAACAGCTGCACCTCAAACTATTAATTGTGGCATGAAGAAAATTGTACAGTAAAGTTGTGATTTATAAATTATCTAAAAAGCATTGAGCTTTTTGGCGCTGCGAGAAAATGATTATAACAGAAATTTCATGTACCCAAATATAAAGCTAACATGCTAATCAATCATGAATCGGTGATACAAATTCTACAAACGTTGAGGCTATTTCAAATATACAGATCATAGATGTACAAAGTCTACAGACAACATCATAGTTCAGAGTAACTCAAAACACATAACCTATAACGAAAAAAAGGTCAGCAATAGCTCCAAACCTTTTTGACTGGGTAGGCATAATACTAGCCACAGCAAGACAGGATGCATCTTAGTGTAAGAAGTTCTTCAAACTCTTGTAAGAAAACAGCGAATAGGACTCCACCGTGAGTTAAAGAAGTTGAATAAAGGGATCGCTTCAGCTTCATCGCGCCAAGTATCAAAATATCCACAGCATCAACAAACAAATCTCAAGCTTACAATGGTTAATGATCTGTAGAGGAATAAagaaagaagaaatatccattaGGTAAAATCAACAATAATTGGTTCAACCCCGACGACGACGATAATTATATAATATATCCCGTACCTGAACCACCGAAACCCAGAATATCACATTAATGGACTCTTAATAATAGAAGTATATTAATTTAGGGGGTATTTCCTTGAATAGATGCTAGTCTCTAATATAAGATGCAGTAGGTTTCACAGAGATCTTCACTTTGCAACTACTATTTTTCAGAAGTTGAGATCCAAAATTGGCACTACTGGTGAAGACGTCCTCGATTTCCAAACACAACAACATGACAAGCTTAACAACAGGTTACATTATTGGCCGTAATCTGGTAAGGGTTCCTTTTGGGCAGGGAAAGGCATAACAAATCTTAACCAGCTACTGCTCCAGAAATTTGCAGGCTGAAGCAGAGCAAGATGGCTGTGTGCTACCGTAAATGCTAGCAAATGGGcaaagaaggataactagaacAAAACATAAAGCAGCATCCAGAGTCACTGTGGTACACACAAGATACGTGGCTGCAGTTCTCTACTTAGTGGATCCCACCAACCAACCACTGAAGCTCAAATGTGATTTTATGATCTTACTCATGAAACTATGCACTACAATGCCCTAATAAAAAGTGAATATGTTTGACTAAGGGTGCAAACCTGAGAAAAAAATAGTTGCCTGTTATATAAGCAAGAACCCTAGCACTACACAGCAGAATTTGCTAGATCATCAAAATAATTAAATGATTCACGTTACCAGGTATCCAAACACGGGAAATAAATGCACCCAATCAAAACAAAACACAAGGGAGAAGTAGCAAGCGAATAAGGATATGAGCTATTACATATTATGTCTGATTAAGAGCCCAAACCTGAGCATTCCCCAGCTCCACTATACTTCAGATGCACCCTCTGAATCAGACAGAGGTAAGAGTGTGCAGATCCCGAGCATATGTCCATTGAGGCATACATAATATTCAACACATTCATCATAAGCACCTAATCTGCCGCCAGCACTACGTGGAACCATGTTAGCTTGTAGCATGCTCCACAGCTTTGCTTTGCAGTATGGACATACTTCTGTTGGGTGGAACTTGGCATCTCTATCAATCAGCATCTTTCTAACTTTAGACACTGAAAATGACTTAAAAATTCCTCGAAAGAACCCAAGATCACCCTCGTCTCCCTGATCGAGATGCTCACATGGATCTGACACGTACAACACATCTGATCGGCACTGGGGTAAAAGAAAGCTCTTTCCTGATGTCCTGGAAAAGCGAGTCCTGTACACAAAGTGCCCTGGGACTTGTACATTATTGAAAAGGCCTCCCTTGGTGCACCCAGAACAGTATAGGAGAAGTTTCCCAAGTGCTTTCCAGCTTCCATCCACGCTGTGACTCCCACTAGATGCCAAATCTTCCAACATCTTTGGGGCTCTAGTATGGCAGAATTCTTTCCATAGAACCCTTTTAGCAAAATCATCAAACCATTTGCAGACGCAAGACAAGGTAGCAATCATCCTAGGGTTCCAATTTAATTGTTGAAATGCCAGCAAAATCACATCTTCACTTAGATGACCTTTTGTACATGGACAACTCGATGAGTGTATACAACGGTACTGCTTCACATGTAGCTTTGTGTGGGGCATGACGATCTGATCAGGATCACCAAGAAATCGAATCTCTGGAGTCAAGAACTTCAAATTTCAAACTCAAAATCACACCTAAAAGTGATGATTTTAAGGCTTCTAGTCTTGAtcaacaacaaagatcaaagactgaATCTGAAACAAAAACCTCAGTTAGAAATTTTAAATAGAAATGGGATTCATAACTTTAAAAGTTCAATTAATACGGGAAGCGTAAGAATTGAGATTGCTCCATTCAGACATCTAAGACATGCAACTCCTACATCTTATTTATTATACCAACCAGAAACAAGAAAGTAGAATTTCTGCTGCAAAATATCTTTTACTGCAAAAGAAAAGCAGTTTCACTTTTAAGTTGCAGACACCAAAACTTTTCTGTCGGAACAACTACGTCTGGATTTTAAACTAGATATTAGGATGAAATGACAAACAATTATCATTCACTAGTACTTCATAATTCAGTAAGGTCTCTAAATCTTGAAAAGGTCCAGATAGAGAAAGGGAAAAAGATAGTTATGTGAACCCGTTACATATCCTAAGtattataattaaaaaatttagGCTGCACTACAACATTTCTTATCCCAGGCGAAGTCTGTCCATCCAACAAGTAACCAGTAAATGACTTACAGAAGCGGATAAGTGAAACAGTAGCAGAATATGTTAGGAAGTAAGCTGCCAACATGCAAAACTTGCTTTACTTCGTCTAATTGTACATAACAATTGAAACACAACTAATCCATAACAAGGACATTCGAGTTTCACAAAATGTCAGCTGATCTCCGAGGTCCCCTCAATCTCCTTAACACCAATAACGTATTGTATGAGTCAAGACCTACCTATTCCAGCAAACTCATTAAAATAAAATCTTCTTTCTCATCCGTTTCACACTGAAGACAATAGGTCCGACATATGCCCATTACCATAACACCAAAATAAACTTACACACATGGTATGCCTACTAACAAAATGAAGACTTTCAAAGTGTCTAACCTAAGGTTTTCAATCATTTGATTTCTAAACACCGCACAGAGTGTTGGTATCCGGTTTAAGATTGGCTACTCTAAAgaaattcacaaaatataaaaCCGAAACAGTATACGGTTTCAAAGCATAATCACTGATGACAGCTGAAGGCATAGTTTAACTTCATACCCCAAGAAAGACATCCAATGATATCTAACAAAATCTAAAGAGAAAGTGGCCACAAATATCTAAAATCAAATAACTGGATCCAAATTGAAACCAACAATCAACTCATTTACAAAACCCTGaaaccaatcaaaaatcaaacagAAAACACTATTGATATTGTAATTAACATGCAGAAATTCAATCAAAAGATTCAATTAATCAGATAATCGAAAAGAGGAACACATATTTCTTACCTTGTTATTTTTTCCAAACCCTAGATAAATGCGGCTTTCTTCTTCTGCATGTACTATAAGGAAGTCAATCTGAAAGTGAGGTTTTTGTGGTTAAAGGCGTGAGGTTGCtaaaatgattgaaatttctaatTTTTATAAGGGTATTTATGTCTGTATGGAAATTCTTCAACTGCTGCTGTTGCCTTCTGTGTTAATGTTTTTGCCTCTCCTCACATTTCTCAGTTGAGGTGAGCGAGACACAAAGAGGGAGGAAGCGACTAGCGAGTTTACACTTTAGAtgtgaaaaatgaaaattataaaaaaaatatatcaa
Coding sequences within:
- the LOC113275858 gene encoding uncharacterized protein LOC113275858 isoform X1, with the protein product MENLVKQMRERFSGFGQDNQEGLNSTRQRRLPPQKTQSFKEERKNWFQRQFSGQMKPDKESTESIEFATVVAAAAFAVSSLDEAAMHDQKKTGLEKASTNKKRKEENRIVLAEQGQSRRFTGKEMVNVEKATAGKGSTEIVEIEDVDRQMPKEKALPLPPPILKKNPTFANQKESAGRSPTIKKTPTFADQKGSAGRSPTIRKTPTFSDAHLNDTTYKRIGIAEEKRPSGDLALSTTGDGHQNTNTMASGGPDMQARAWEEAQIARIKKRYDKMRSTIDSWENEKKTKERLRVDRIESQLDKRRARALQHYRAEISKIDQVAGGARALADERKKNEETRAKEKAKKIGLTGKIPATCFCF
- the LOC113275858 gene encoding uncharacterized protein LOC113275858 isoform X2, which gives rise to MKPDKESTESIEFATVVAAAAFAVSSLDEAAMHDQKKTGLEKASTNKKRKEENRIVLAEQGQSRRFTGKEMVNVEKATAGKGSTEIVEIEDVDRQMPKEKALPLPPPILKKNPTFANQKESAGRSPTIKKTPTFADQKGSAGRSPTIRKTPTFSDAHLNDTTYKRIGIAEEKRPSGDLALSTTGDGHQNTNTMASGGPDMQARAWEEAQIARIKKRYDKMRSTIDSWENEKKTKERLRVDRIESQLDKRRARALQHYRAEISKIDQVAGGARALADERKKNEETRAKEKAKKIGLTGKIPATCFCF
- the LOC113275859 gene encoding EID1-like F-box protein 2 translates to MPHTKLHVKQYRCIHSSSCPCTKGHLSEDVILLAFQQLNWNPRMIATLSCVCKWFDDFAKRVLWKEFCHTRAPKMLEDLASSGSHSVDGSWKALGKLLLYCSGCTKGGLFNNVQVPGHFVYRTRFSRTSGKSFLLPQCRSDVLYVSDPCEHLDQGDEGDLGFFRGIFKSFSVSKVRKMLIDRDAKFHPTEVCPYCKAKLWSMLQANMVPRSAGGRLGAYDECVEYYVCLNGHMLGICTLLPLSDSEGASEV